A single region of the Methanobrevibacter arboriphilus JCM 13429 = DSM 1125 genome encodes:
- a CDS encoding DUF2100 domain-containing protein has protein sequence MKDFRLKQAQYLLKKSAINSEGDFQLKAPNSANINVKIFEHIFKDLIAAEDFIYSSLPKHQLSEEEAEEFTKFLISARNNIDSILTDFKVIKKTEEKIDMSKLTENILFITSKNNFKKLLKKLGVDVQRIIVASVPLDVMDIKEINPKIPESALKGIETRVNHIHNDINRKKNSLNPEKIIVLAENDLNGQLLGKRAEEYYDAIVYLNDNIKDLNDNELIEIIE, from the coding sequence ATGAAAGATTTTCGTTTAAAGCAAGCTCAATATTTATTAAAAAAGTCTGCTATAAATTCAGAGGGGGATTTCCAGTTGAAAGCTCCTAATTCTGCAAATATTAATGTTAAAATATTTGAACATATATTTAAAGATTTGATAGCTGCAGAAGACTTTATATATAGTAGTTTACCTAAACATCAACTTTCTGAAGAAGAAGCAGAAGAATTTACAAAATTTCTTATTTCAGCAAGAAATAATATAGATTCTATTCTGACAGATTTTAAGGTTATTAAAAAAACAGAAGAAAAAATTGATATGTCTAAATTAACTGAAAATATTCTTTTTATAACTTCTAAAAATAATTTTAAAAAACTTTTAAAGAAATTGGGAGTGGATGTTCAAAGAATAATAGTAGCTAGTGTTCCTCTTGATGTAATGGATATCAAAGAAATTAATCCAAAAATTCCTGAATCTGCATTAAAGGGAATAGAAACAAGAGTTAACCATATACATAACGATATTAATCGAAAAAAAAATTCTTTAAACCCAGAAAAAATAATTGTATTGGCTGAAAATGATTTAAACGGACAATTACTTGGAAAAAGAGCAGAAGAGTATTATGATGCTATAGTATATTTGAATGATAATATTAAGGATTTAAATGATAATGAACTTATTGAAATCATTGAATAA
- a CDS encoding CNNM domain-containing protein, with translation MYDTILEIIIILILIVLNGVLAMSELAIVSSRRSKLQQMANEGKKHAKTVIELIDDPNQFLSTIQIGITLIGILAGAFGGATLAEPLSQNLAFLGDYANGASVIIVVLIITYLSLVIGELVPKRIALNNPENIAVRVAKYMKILSKVCGPLVKVLSSSTNFILKIIGSNESKDSIVTEDEIKMLIEEGIEDGTIEKEEEDIIKRVFRLDEQKVDMLMTPKNEIIWIDLEESLEESKKKIIESERSIFPVAEGDLDNLLGVVQAKDILSSIFKEENLNIKNYLKKPLIVPENLPSLDILKLFKENLEYVHIAIVVDEYGSVEGLITLNDILEGIVGDIPGIDEMDEPNAIERKDGSWLIDSGYSIDRFKELFDIEDLNEEEGNFTTLAGFILSYLNKIPETGEEFSWKNFDFEIVDMDGHHIDKILVIKNEINNSEEEKPEEKTN, from the coding sequence ATATATGATACTATATTAGAAATCATTATAATACTCATTTTAATAGTTTTAAATGGAGTATTAGCTATGTCAGAACTTGCAATTGTTTCTTCTAGAAGAAGTAAATTACAACAAATGGCAAACGAGGGTAAAAAACATGCTAAAACAGTCATAGAATTAATTGATGATCCTAATCAATTTTTATCTACAATACAAATTGGAATCACACTAATCGGTATTTTAGCAGGTGCTTTTGGTGGAGCAACATTAGCAGAACCTTTATCTCAAAATTTAGCATTTTTAGGAGATTATGCTAATGGAGCTAGTGTGATAATCGTCGTTTTAATAATTACATACTTATCATTAGTAATTGGAGAATTAGTTCCAAAAAGAATTGCTTTAAATAATCCTGAAAATATAGCAGTTCGTGTAGCTAAATACATGAAAATATTATCTAAAGTTTGTGGACCTCTTGTAAAAGTATTAAGTTCTTCAACAAATTTTATCTTAAAAATTATTGGATCTAATGAATCAAAAGATAGCATAGTTACTGAAGATGAAATAAAAATGCTGATTGAAGAAGGGATAGAAGATGGAACAATTGAAAAAGAGGAAGAAGACATAATAAAAAGAGTTTTCCGTCTTGATGAACAAAAAGTAGATATGTTGATGACTCCAAAAAACGAAATTATTTGGATTGATCTTGAAGAATCTTTAGAAGAGTCAAAAAAGAAGATAATTGAAAGTGAAAGATCGATATTTCCAGTTGCAGAAGGAGATTTGGATAATTTATTAGGAGTAGTACAAGCAAAAGATATTCTTAGTTCAATATTTAAAGAAGAAAACTTAAATATTAAAAATTATTTGAAAAAACCATTGATAGTACCAGAAAATCTTCCATCACTAGATATATTAAAATTATTTAAAGAAAATCTCGAATATGTTCATATTGCTATTGTTGTTGATGAATATGGTAGTGTAGAAGGATTAATAACTTTAAATGATATATTAGAAGGTATTGTTGGAGACATTCCAGGTATTGATGAAATGGATGAACCTAATGCAATTGAAAGAAAGGATGGCTCATGGCTAATTGATAGTGGTTATTCTATTGATAGATTCAAAGAACTTTTTGATATTGAAGATTTAAACGAAGAAGAAGGAAATTTTACTACTCTAGCAGGTTTTATTCTTAGCTACCTTAATAAAATACCTGAAACTGGGGAAGAATTTAGTTGGAAAAACTTCGATTTTGAAATAGTTGATATGGATGGACACCATATCGACAAAATACTAGTTATAAAAAATGAGATAAACAATTCTGAAGAAGAAAAACCTGAAGAAAAGACTAATTAG
- the mptA gene encoding GTP cyclohydrolase MptA, with protein MVVCFPDTQDNMPKIPVHLTRVGVTGVKKLLKIERGQKRPIVLIPKFDAFVDLPSDQRGIHMSRSPEAISEVVEEVVNKSSVEIESLCAEIVKTMMEKHKYAKVAEVRMISDFMFVKKSPVTENKTQEMTKLIAKAVGYRNNDEFKIRKSIGAEVVGMTVCPCAQESVMEADRSKLLEFLDEETTQKVVDTVTFASHNQRGIGTVIIEVPEHHVVRGEDIIQIIEDSMSSPVCELLKRPDENAVVMQAHKKPGFVEDCVRNMVEKIIQNYSHLPDDTLVTVRQVNEESIHRHNAFAEKISTMGDLKAEIEDN; from the coding sequence TTGGTAGTTTGTTTCCCAGATACACAAGATAATATGCCTAAAATCCCAGTTCATTTAACTCGTGTTGGAGTTACTGGGGTAAAAAAACTTTTAAAAATAGAAAGGGGTCAAAAAAGACCTATAGTTCTTATTCCTAAATTTGATGCTTTTGTTGATCTTCCAAGTGATCAGCGCGGTATTCATATGTCTAGGAGTCCAGAAGCTATTAGTGAAGTTGTAGAAGAGGTTGTAAATAAGAGTTCTGTTGAGATTGAGTCACTATGTGCTGAAATCGTCAAGACAATGATGGAAAAACATAAATATGCTAAAGTGGCTGAGGTAAGAATGATTAGTGATTTCATGTTTGTGAAAAAATCTCCAGTCACTGAAAATAAAACTCAGGAAATGACAAAACTTATAGCAAAAGCGGTTGGTTACAGAAACAATGATGAATTTAAGATTAGAAAGAGTATTGGTGCAGAAGTTGTAGGAATGACTGTTTGTCCATGTGCACAAGAGTCTGTAATGGAAGCTGATAGAAGTAAACTATTAGAATTTTTAGATGAAGAAACTACTCAAAAAGTAGTAGATACTGTTACTTTTGCTTCTCATAATCAAAGAGGTATTGGGACTGTTATAATAGAAGTTCCAGAACATCATGTAGTTCGTGGAGAAGATATAATTCAAATTATTGAGGATTCTATGAGTTCTCCTGTTTGTGAGCTTCTTAAAAGACCTGATGAAAATGCTGTAGTTATGCAAGCACACAAAAAACCTGGCTTTGTTGAAGATTGTGTTAGGAATATGGTTGAAAAGATTATTCAAAATTATTCTCATCTTCCAGATGACACATTAGTAACTGTTCGTCAGGTTAATGAAGAAAGTATTCATAGACATAATGCTTTTGCAGAGAAAATTTCTACTATGGGAGATTTAAAAGCAGAAATAGAAGATAATTAA
- a CDS encoding MTH1187 family thiamine-binding protein, translating into MILVDFGVVPIGTKETDLGKYVAVAVQAIKESGLKYELTGMGTQIEAQNLDEVYEAVKTAQEAVFDIGANRVFTVLKIDDRRDKKDRGLQDKVATVNEILD; encoded by the coding sequence ATGATACTTGTAGATTTTGGTGTTGTTCCAATAGGAACTAAGGAAACTGACTTAGGAAAATATGTTGCTGTTGCTGTTCAAGCTATTAAAGAATCTGGACTTAAATATGAACTTACAGGAATGGGAACTCAAATAGAAGCTCAAAATCTTGATGAAGTTTATGAAGCAGTTAAAACTGCTCAAGAAGCAGTTTTTGATATTGGAGCTAACAGAGTTTTCACCGTTTTAAAGATAGATGATAGAAGAGATAAAAAAGATCGGGGTTTACAGGATAAAGTTGCAACTGTTAATGAAATATTAGATTAA
- a CDS encoding TIGR00269 family protein, producing the protein MTILKKDDFNKKIFSKIENLIVQYNLIENGDNIAIALSGGKDSVLTLHALVKYRNISNIDFDLTAISVDEGIRGYRQHGIDSAIKNTEKLGVDLIQKSFYEEVGFTLDDIYHHFKSACIPCGVFRRNILNKTAFEIGADKIATGHNLDDEIQSFLMSFARADTVKFSKFGPMLSMIHPKLIPRIKPLWNTSEKDVGTWAVMNDIDIHLDECPYSSISLRGKTKNFLNQIESKNPGTKENIMESFKKTILNIKTPKNNINECKKCGEPSSGLICKACEIIDLIDSS; encoded by the coding sequence ATGACTATTTTAAAGAAAGATGATTTTAATAAAAAAATATTTTCTAAGATAGAAAATCTGATAGTTCAATATAATCTTATTGAAAATGGGGATAATATAGCTATTGCTCTTTCTGGTGGAAAAGATAGTGTTTTAACATTACATGCATTAGTTAAATATCGAAATATATCTAATATTGATTTTGATTTAACTGCTATTTCAGTTGATGAGGGTATTAGAGGCTATCGTCAACATGGTATTGATTCTGCTATAAAAAACACTGAAAAACTTGGAGTAGATCTTATACAAAAGTCATTTTATGAAGAAGTAGGTTTTACCTTAGATGATATTTATCATCATTTTAAAAGTGCATGTATTCCTTGTGGTGTTTTTAGAAGAAATATTCTTAATAAAACAGCTTTTGAAATTGGTGCAGATAAAATAGCTACAGGCCATAATCTTGATGATGAAATTCAATCATTTTTAATGAGTTTTGCTAGAGCAGATACAGTTAAGTTCTCTAAATTTGGTCCAATGCTTAGTATGATTCATCCGAAGCTTATTCCTAGAATTAAACCTCTTTGGAACACTTCTGAAAAAGATGTTGGAACTTGGGCAGTAATGAATGACATTGATATCCATCTTGATGAGTGTCCTTATTCAAGTATTTCACTTAGAGGAAAAACAAAAAATTTTCTTAATCAAATAGAATCTAAAAATCCTGGAACTAAAGAGAATATTATGGAATCTTTTAAAAAAACGATTTTAAATATCAAAACTCCAAAAAATAATATTAATGAATGTAAAAAATGTGGAGAACCTAGTTCTGGGCTAATATGCAAAGCTTGTGAGATAATCGATCTTATTGATAGTAGTTAG
- the cofG gene encoding 7,8-didemethyl-8-hydroxy-5-deazariboflavin synthase subunit CofG — protein sequence MIFNVSKSKLEKGNLTKDEIISLLNTNQNDIIDLMAIANSKRENNNITYSKNIFIPLTEICRNYCGYCTFRKDPNDKNAIILKDKTEIISQLKNAEIYGCKEALFTFGEQADQEKVVKIALKEKGFENMNEYIYDICESTLKNTKLLPHTNAGVLSYEEMKSLKEVNVSMGMMLENSSDRLRIIEAHINSPGKDPKVRIDTIAEAGRLKIPYTTGILIGIGETKEEIADSLLTIKNLNDKYGHIQEIIIQNFRSKKGIPMEKNPEPSLLDMIRTVSVAKLLFADISIQVPPNLNYETNQVFLLCGADDWGGISPITKDYVNPDSPWPEVDHMRNLTKDAGLNLKERLPIYNKYINETYLNDELLHRTLELKKSLN from the coding sequence ATGATTTTTAATGTTTCTAAATCCAAATTAGAAAAAGGAAATTTAACAAAAGATGAGATTATAAGTCTTTTAAATACTAATCAGAATGACATTATTGATTTAATGGCTATAGCTAATTCAAAAAGAGAAAATAATAATATTACTTACTCTAAAAATATTTTTATTCCTTTAACTGAGATTTGTAGGAATTATTGTGGGTATTGTACATTTAGAAAAGATCCTAATGATAAGAATGCAATTATTTTAAAGGATAAAACAGAGATTATTTCTCAACTTAAAAATGCAGAAATATATGGATGTAAAGAAGCCTTATTTACTTTTGGTGAACAAGCAGATCAAGAAAAAGTTGTAAAAATTGCATTAAAAGAAAAAGGCTTTGAAAACATGAATGAATACATTTATGATATCTGTGAAAGCACTTTAAAAAATACAAAACTCCTCCCACATACTAATGCTGGTGTTTTAAGCTATGAAGAGATGAAATCCTTAAAAGAAGTAAATGTTTCAATGGGGATGATGCTTGAAAATTCATCTGATAGACTTAGAATTATTGAAGCTCATATAAATAGTCCTGGCAAAGATCCTAAAGTTAGAATTGATACTATAGCTGAAGCAGGTCGTTTAAAAATTCCTTATACAACAGGGATATTAATTGGAATTGGAGAAACGAAAGAAGAAATTGCTGACTCTCTCCTCACAATTAAAAATTTAAATGATAAATATGGTCATATTCAGGAGATTATTATTCAAAATTTTAGATCTAAAAAAGGTATACCAATGGAGAAAAATCCAGAACCTTCTTTATTAGATATGATTAGGACTGTTTCGGTAGCTAAATTATTGTTTGCTGATATTTCTATTCAAGTTCCTCCTAACCTTAATTATGAAACAAACCAAGTCTTTTTATTATGTGGTGCTGATGATTGGGGAGGAATTTCTCCAATAACAAAAGATTATGTAAATCCTGATTCTCCTTGGCCTGAAGTTGATCATATGCGTAATTTAACAAAAGATGCAGGTTTAAATCTCAAGGAAAGGTTACCGATTTATAATAAATATATTAATGAAACTTATTTAAATGATGAACTTTTGCACAGAACTTTAGAATTAAAAAAATCATTAAACTAA
- a CDS encoding class I SAM-dependent methyltransferase: MKWKKIGRILIIDKNLEDAYIGKLGNLLKEHNVDTIAKITGINGKMRKPSVQVLAGSKSTETIHKENGCLFKLDISKVMWSKGNTTERMRIANLVRDGEVIVDMFAGIGYFSIPIAFHSNPQKVYSIEINPESYFYLNKNIYLNKINHRSNKNWGHDVIKPILGDSALITPNISADRILMGYVKTTHNFLAPAVNSINSGGIIHYHETVPEKLMDTRPIKRIKKAAEDREVEILGNKIIKRYSPGVVHCVVDARIL; this comes from the coding sequence ATGAAGTGGAAAAAAATCGGTAGAATACTTATCATTGATAAGAATTTAGAGGATGCTTATATTGGAAAATTAGGCAATCTTTTAAAGGAACATAATGTAGATACAATAGCTAAAATTACAGGAATTAATGGAAAAATGAGAAAGCCCTCTGTTCAAGTTTTAGCAGGGAGTAAATCTACTGAAACTATTCATAAAGAGAATGGTTGTTTGTTTAAACTTGATATATCTAAAGTTATGTGGTCAAAAGGTAATACAACTGAGAGAATGAGGATTGCAAATCTTGTTCGAGATGGTGAAGTAATTGTTGATATGTTTGCAGGAATTGGCTATTTTTCAATACCTATTGCTTTTCATTCTAACCCACAAAAGGTGTATTCTATTGAAATAAACCCAGAATCTTATTTTTATCTTAATAAAAATATATATTTAAACAAAATTAATCATAGATCTAATAAAAATTGGGGGCATGATGTAATAAAACCTATTTTAGGTGATTCTGCTTTAATAACTCCTAATATATCTGCAGATAGGATTTTAATGGGATATGTAAAAACAACTCATAATTTTTTAGCTCCAGCTGTAAATTCTATTAATTCTGGAGGAATTATTCATTATCATGAGACTGTTCCAGAAAAATTGATGGATACACGTCCAATAAAAAGAATTAAAAAAGCTGCTGAAGATAGAGAAGTAGAAATATTAGGCAATAAGATTATAAAAAGATATTCTCCTGGGGTAGTTCATTGTGTTGTTGATGCGAGAATACTCTAA
- the comB gene encoding 2-phosphosulfolactate phosphatase yields the protein MEVTLNLENTSSKDISIMVDAFRASTSITLALGKFNEVIPTFTPEKAKKLAKEKNGILAGERMGKALEGFDMGNSPVEINELNTKLKTLILTTSNGTRILENMKSTVLIGCFINAKAVAKKSLILAKENNYNHIDVVMAGWKGNFAIEDFLASGEILYWIQKELCENHTIGEDFDISEYAQSAILASRDYKKLKEVIYNTKSSKRLKKLGYEKDIELSLKKNINNNVAIYNEGVLKLFK from the coding sequence ATGGAAGTTACACTAAATCTTGAAAATACAAGTTCAAAAGATATTTCTATAATGGTTGATGCTTTTAGAGCAAGTACCAGTATTACACTCGCTTTAGGTAAATTTAATGAGGTTATACCTACATTCACACCTGAAAAAGCGAAAAAGCTGGCAAAGGAAAAAAATGGAATACTTGCAGGAGAACGTATGGGAAAAGCTTTGGAAGGCTTTGACATGGGAAATTCTCCAGTAGAGATAAATGAACTAAATACTAAATTAAAAACTTTAATTTTGACTACAAGCAATGGAACAAGGATTTTAGAGAACATGAAATCTACTGTTCTTATAGGATGTTTTATAAATGCCAAAGCAGTTGCTAAAAAAAGTTTAATCTTAGCAAAAGAAAATAATTATAATCATATCGATGTAGTTATGGCTGGTTGGAAAGGTAATTTTGCAATTGAAGATTTTTTAGCTAGTGGTGAAATATTATACTGGATTCAAAAAGAATTATGTGAAAACCACACAATAGGTGAAGATTTTGATATTAGTGAATATGCTCAAAGTGCTATTCTAGCTAGTAGAGACTATAAAAAACTTAAAGAAGTCATTTATAACACAAAATCATCTAAAAGACTAAAAAAATTAGGGTATGAAAAAGACATAGAACTATCTCTTAAAAAGAATATTAATAATAATGTAGCAATATATAATGAAGGTGTCTTAAAGCTATTCAAATAA
- a CDS encoding TraB/GumN family protein, translated as MKRECLTIIGTAHVSQNSVEEVKNAIYEQNPEVVAIELDIGRYERLMKEQAGIEEDEEISVTNIIKENKVGLFVASGILTYIQSKIGEDVDVKPGSEMIEAIEAANEIGAKIALIDRDINITLQRALNEMSLWEKLKFMMSAVFSLFASDDDLKDIEDLKNQDTLDEVMEYFKEASPSAYKVLVKERDAYLANSILNIPEDHVIAVVGAGHKEGMEKYLDNPEKIPPIEDLTSVKKKSGIPWLKIILAAIPISFVVIFFLAFLNGINIENNLLEFVLIGGGTAFIGSILSGSKIQSAIVGFIVAPLTIIHPLLAAGWFSGLTEAKYRKVRRSDIANLSKINSFKDLWKNNIFRILLVVIGTNLGVSIATLVILPSRVFIPLFLKIFGM; from the coding sequence ATGAAAAGAGAATGTTTAACTATCATAGGAACAGCTCATGTTTCTCAAAATAGTGTTGAAGAAGTTAAAAATGCTATATATGAACAAAATCCCGAAGTAGTTGCAATAGAACTCGATATTGGAAGATATGAGCGTCTTATGAAAGAACAGGCAGGTATTGAGGAAGACGAAGAAATATCTGTAACAAATATAATTAAAGAAAACAAAGTAGGACTGTTTGTAGCTAGTGGAATTTTAACATATATCCAAAGTAAAATTGGAGAAGATGTTGATGTTAAACCTGGTTCTGAAATGATTGAAGCAATAGAAGCAGCTAATGAAATAGGTGCAAAAATTGCTTTAATTGATCGAGATATTAACATAACACTTCAAAGGGCTTTAAATGAAATGTCCTTATGGGAAAAATTAAAATTTATGATGAGTGCAGTATTTTCATTATTTGCAAGTGACGATGATCTTAAGGATATTGAAGATTTGAAAAATCAAGACACTTTAGATGAAGTAATGGAATACTTTAAAGAAGCATCCCCAAGTGCTTATAAAGTTCTTGTTAAAGAAAGAGATGCTTATCTTGCAAATAGTATTTTAAATATACCAGAAGATCATGTGATAGCTGTAGTTGGAGCAGGACATAAGGAAGGAATGGAGAAATACTTAGATAATCCTGAAAAAATTCCACCAATAGAAGATTTAACTAGTGTTAAAAAAAAAAGTGGAATTCCATGGCTTAAAATTATATTAGCAGCTATTCCAATATCTTTTGTGGTGATATTTTTTCTTGCTTTTTTAAATGGAATAAATATAGAAAATAATCTTTTAGAATTTGTTTTAATAGGAGGAGGAACTGCTTTTATTGGATCTATACTCTCTGGATCAAAAATACAATCTGCAATAGTTGGTTTCATTGTTGCCCCCCTTACAATAATACATCCTCTTCTTGCTGCAGGTTGGTTTTCTGGATTAACTGAAGCAAAATATAGAAAGGTTAGAAGAAGCGATATTGCTAATTTAAGTAAAATTAATAGTTTTAAAGACCTTTGGAAAAATAATATATTCAGAATATTATTAGTTGTTATTGGGACAAATTTAGGTGTTAGTATTGCTACTTTGGTTATATTACCCTCTAGAGTTTTTATCCCATTATTTTTAAAAATATTTGGAATGTAA
- a CDS encoding DUF1922 domain-containing protein, with protein sequence MYFIFRCDCGRVLYSKEGVATRKCVCGKSLKVKERRIFKKVESAEEASQTVQKMQEEIYGASVFKKANEIPKKRF encoded by the coding sequence ATGTATTTTATTTTTCGTTGCGATTGTGGTAGAGTTTTATACTCCAAAGAAGGAGTAGCTACAAGAAAGTGTGTTTGTGGAAAATCTCTCAAAGTTAAAGAAAGAAGGATTTTTAAAAAAGTAGAATCAGCAGAAGAAGCTTCACAAACAGTCCAAAAAATGCAAGAAGAAATTTATGGAGCTAGTGTATTTAAAAAAGCAAATGAAATTCCAAAAAAAAGATTTTGA
- a CDS encoding Lrp/AsnC family transcriptional regulator produces MNSNNKDEVVIIDETDKNIIEMINEDARTPYRQISRELDISVGTVHNRVDKLMKTGVIKKFAPIMDHRKLGYGLTSIIGVRVKGGKLQNWESKESFNKHVLAIYDVTGEYDAFLIAKFKDTDELDSFVKDLLKEPYVERTYTQTVLNVVKEDSSSVHML; encoded by the coding sequence ATGAATAGTAATAACAAAGATGAAGTGGTTATCATTGATGAAACAGATAAAAATATAATAGAAATGATAAATGAAGATGCTAGAACTCCATATAGACAAATTTCAAGAGAACTTGATATTTCTGTTGGAACAGTTCATAACCGTGTAGACAAACTAATGAAAACTGGAGTAATTAAGAAATTTGCACCTATAATGGATCATAGAAAATTGGGATATGGTCTTACTAGTATTATTGGGGTTAGAGTAAAAGGAGGTAAGTTACAAAATTGGGAGAGTAAAGAATCTTTTAATAAACATGTTTTAGCTATTTATGATGTTACTGGAGAGTATGATGCTTTTTTAATAGCTAAATTCAAAGATACTGATGAATTAGATAGCTTTGTGAAAGATTTATTAAAAGAACCTTATGTAGAAAGAACTTATACTCAAACTGTTCTTAATGTTGTTAAAGAAGACTCAAGTTCAGTTCACATGCTTTAA
- a CDS encoding methanogenesis marker 7 protein — MYETLTYSGGVHKSEEIRELIEDLGGFILQENVLQMDLILNMAIPIDDVDRIKEKAKELLGKISVAPMAGCEIAIVSPTLARHHLPHAACDISEYLRRFGAKDNMIGLARGAGKGTAGITEYEKRLIEEHDIAIYALGSFKQCIMDKTFLFDDIDIPVIVTGAPEIDINDLPGADEYVSGLGRIPRRLKRGENIRALRKLVEVVEDVLDKKRKDIALDPPLAPSILVKNAIENQVPAISEIISPTPVTSQLDGVRVKLDYDKYNEEIANVMVNDKHLGEIADIKKSQMYDYILVKLLSESAIV, encoded by the coding sequence ATGTATGAAACTTTAACTTATTCTGGAGGAGTCCATAAAAGTGAGGAAATTAGGGAGCTCATTGAAGATTTAGGAGGATTTATTCTTCAAGAAAATGTTCTTCAAATGGATTTAATTTTAAACATGGCAATTCCTATTGATGATGTTGATAGGATTAAAGAAAAAGCTAAAGAATTACTAGGTAAGATTTCTGTTGCTCCAATGGCTGGTTGTGAAATAGCTATAGTGTCTCCGACTCTTGCAAGACATCATCTGCCCCATGCAGCGTGTGATATTTCTGAATATCTTAGACGTTTTGGTGCTAAGGATAATATGATTGGACTTGCTCGTGGTGCTGGAAAAGGTACTGCAGGAATTACAGAATATGAAAAAAGGTTAATTGAAGAGCATGATATAGCTATATATGCACTTGGTAGCTTTAAACAATGTATTATGGATAAAACTTTCTTATTTGATGATATTGATATTCCAGTAATTGTTACAGGAGCTCCTGAAATTGATATCAACGATCTTCCTGGTGCTGATGAATATGTTAGTGGATTAGGTAGGATTCCTAGAAGATTAAAGCGAGGAGAGAATATAAGGGCTCTTAGAAAACTTGTTGAAGTTGTTGAGGATGTTTTAGACAAGAAAAGAAAGGATATTGCATTAGATCCACCATTAGCTCCTTCTATACTAGTTAAAAATGCTATTGAAAATCAAGTTCCTGCTATATCAGAAATTATTTCTCCAACTCCAGTTACAAGTCAACTTGATGGTGTTAGAGTTAAACTTGATTATGATAAATATAATGAAGAAATAGCTAATGTTATGGTAAATGATAAACATTTAGGGGAAATTGCAGATATTAAAAAATCTCAAATGTATGATTACATTCTTGTTAAACTTTTAAGTGAAAGTGCTATTGTATAA
- a CDS encoding DUF2120 family protein codes for MVKLHKIAGQVMGFFEAFDGSRAALDTDRILIVRGRSSKNISIDDMESKLDELRDHLEGIDVDVVSEEAAKLINRMDEQIRASVSVQGDTDSNGIMRMTKSLEAMNLFVKFRLMNLNHSGVFIVTWKDKANVGPLFVEVVVSDDEKE; via the coding sequence ATGGTAAAACTACATAAAATCGCAGGGCAAGTAATGGGATTTTTTGAAGCTTTTGATGGTTCAAGAGCAGCTTTAGATACTGATAGAATTTTAATTGTCAGAGGAAGATCATCAAAAAATATATCTATTGATGATATGGAATCAAAATTGGATGAATTAAGAGATCATCTTGAGGGAATTGATGTTGATGTGGTTTCTGAAGAAGCAGCAAAACTTATAAATAGGATGGATGAACAAATAAGGGCTAGTGTTTCTGTTCAAGGCGATACTGATTCTAATGGGATAATGAGGATGACAAAATCATTAGAAGCTATGAATTTATTTGTAAAATTTAGATTAATGAATTTAAATCATTCTGGAGTATTTATTGTTACTTGGAAGGATAAAGCTAATGTAGGTCCATTGTTTGTTGAAGTTGTAGTTTCTGATGATGAGAAAGAATGA